The sequence CTGGCGCAGATGCTCGAAGTGCAGGAAATGCCCCGGGAACACCTCGTGCGTCGAGATCGACCAGAGCGCGGCGTGGTTCATGTCGCGCAGGTGGGCCTGCTGCCGAGCGTCGTCCCAGGCAGCGTCGACATTCGTCAGGTAGTAGTACGCCGGCAAGGGGGTGGACTCGAACGGGCCGGGCGTCCAGAGACTGGCGAAAGTCCAGCGGTAGAAGTCGGGCGTCGGTCGAACGACGACGCCGGCATGCGGCGGGATGGTCACGATCCGCTTGCGCTCGAGGAAGGTCCGGAGTTTTTCCACCTGTTCGGCCGCCACGGGAATCAGTTCGTCCGCCGACGGATGCCGCGCCTTCGTCTGCCGCCACGCCTCGCGCGGGTCCTTGTCGATCTCCGAGGCGACGCGCGCGAACTCCTCCTGCGTGGCCGCCAGCTCGCGCCGGGCAACCTGCAGCAGTCGATCGGCGGGCACGTCTATTCCCTCTTCGAGCCGGAGCTTCCGCTCGAACCGATCCCTGCCCAGCCGGAACGACGCGCGGCTCTGCGGGGCCCTGGCGCGCAACCGTTCGAGACAGGCCTCGAGCGCTCCGGTCGCCTCGGTCGATGCGTCGGCAAGGTCGCCCAGGAGGTGCAGGTCGTCCAGATCGCGGAAAGCGCGGGGCAGGTCGTGATCGATGAAGCGGACCAGACCCCGGAGCGATTCCATCCCGGTCTTGACGAACAGTCCCGGCGCCTCCTGGACGTTCCGTTCCAGCGCCGACACGAGCCGCGGCACCTGACGCAGTTTCGATCCGACCCGCCGGGCGCGGTTCGGTAGTTCGGTGTAAGCGAAGAGCACCTGCGCGGCGAGGCTGGTCGCCAGCGTGTCCGCGTAGACCAGCGGATTGCGCTCCCAGTCGCGAACCTCTTCGAGCTCGAACAGCCGGGCGCGGATTCGATCGGCGAGCATCCGGCGTTCGAGCCCTTCGGTCTGCGTCAGCGCTTCCTCGCTTATCCCCTCCAGGCGACGAGCCCAACCGCCCAGATCCCGGATACGCGCATCGATCCCCTCCCGGCTCAGATCTTCGAGCAGATCGTCATGCGCATGGATGCCGTCGACCGCGGCCTCGGTCGGATAGTTGCCGTGCAGCCAGCCGAGATAATCCTCGACGAAGTGCGCGAGCGGTTCCGACGGTTCGGGCGTGCTCGGGCGGGTCATCACGTGCAATCGGTCAACAAAAGAACGGTATGCCGTCCGCAGCGCGTACCGGGGGTGACGGGCAGGCGGCCGCGACTCCACTGATGGTACAATACGAATGCTCCGCTGTCGTAACCGGCGGTTGCCACGGCGTTGCGACGCGCCCTTTTCGCCCTGCAGTTCCGTGCCCTCTGCGCCGCCGCCCGGGACGCTACACCTCGTCGCGACGCCGATCGGCAACCTTGAAGACATCACCTACCGAGCGGTGCGGACACTCGCCGAGGCGGATCTGATCGCCGCCGAGGATACGCGCCGGACCGCCAGGCTGCTCGCTCACTACGGCATCAGCACCCGCTGCGTCAGCTTTCACGAGCACAACGAAGCGAGAAAGACCGGCGTGCTGCTCGACCATCTCGCGAGAGGCGACCGCATCGCCCTCGTCAGTGACGCTGGCACGCCCCTGGTCTCGGACCCGGGCCGTCGGCTCGTCCGCGCCGCCCTCGACTCGGCGATCCGGGTGGAGGCGATCCCCGGACCCAGTGCAATCCTGACTGCCCTGGTGGCGAGCGGTCTGGCGACGGACAGCTTCACATTCGCCGGGTTTCCGCCCTCTAGGTCTAATGCCAGAAAAAAGTGGTTCGCCCGGCTGGAAGACGAGGCTCGACCAGTTGTGTTCTTTGAGGCGCCGCACAGGATCCGGGCGTCGCTGACCGATTTGCAGTCGTGTCTTGGCGACCGCACCATCGCCATTTGCCGCGAGATGACAAAACTGCACGAGAATTATGTTGTATGCCCTATTTCCGAGGCGTTGGCGTCCACGCTTGGGACGCCGCGCGGCGAGTACACGCTGATCGTCGCGCCGCCGCCGCCCCGGCAGGCCTCCGCGGAGTTGCCGGCCGAAGCCGTGCTTGTCGCTGAATTCGGCCATTTGACCGAAATAGACGGGCTGGGTCGGCGCGCCGCGATCCGCACACTGGCGACGCGCTACGGCGTTTCCGGGCGCGCGGTCTACGGGGCACTTGAGACGGGGCGCGGGTATCATCCCGGCGAGGAGCGATGACGTCGATCGATCCGGCCGACCGGCATGTCGTCGTCCTCGCCGCTGGGCGTGGGACGCGGATGAAGTCGGCGCGACCCAAGGTGCTGCATCGACTGGCGGGCTGTTCGCTGATCGAGCATGTGCTGCGCGCGGCCGACCAATTGTGCGCGACCTCGACGGTACTGGTCGTGGGGCACGGCGCGGAGGCGGTTCAGGCCGCGCTCAACGGCTGCCGCAACGGAATTCGATTCGTCCGCCAGGAACCGCAGCTCGGCACCGCGCACGCGCTGCTCCAGGCGGAGCCCGTCCTGCGAGGGGCACGGGGCGCCGCCGTCGTCCTCTCGGGCGACGCGCCGCTAATTCGTTCCCGGACGGTCGCAGCGCTCGTCGAAGCTCATGAACGCACGGGGTCGGCGGCGACGATGGTGACCGCCGAGGTCGACCGGCCCTACGGCTACGGCCGCATCATCCGCGACGGCGCGAGGTTCGATTGCGTGGTGGAGGAAGCGGACGCCACCGACGCGCAGAGGGCCATCCGCGAAGTAAACGGGGGCGTCTACGCGTTCGACATCGGGCCTCTCTTCACCGCGCTTCGCGAGATCGAGGAGGCCGGCCCGAAACGCGAACGGTACCTGCCGGCCATACTGCAGGCATACCGGGCGCAGGGACTGGACGTGGGCACGGTTGCCGCCGACCCGGTGGAGATCAGTGGCATTAACAGCCAGTCGCAACTGGCGGAAGCAGGCATCGTGATGCGACAGCGCAAGAACGAAGAACTGATGGCGGCAGGCGTCACCATCATCGATCCGGCATCCACGTACATCGATGTCGATGTCCAAGTGGGCGCCGACACCGTGATTCACCCGAACGTGATTCTGGAAGGGCGGACGCGCATCGGTACGCGGTGCGACCTGCACGCCGGCGTCCGGATTGCCGACTCCACGCTCGGCGAAGGCGTCACGGTACTTGATCACTCGCTCATTGTGCGCGCCACCGTGGCGGACGAGGCGACGATCGGGCCATTCGCGCATCTCCGCCACGGCACCGCGATCGGCGTCCGGGCGCGGGTCGGCAACTTCGTCGAACTCAAGGAAGCCTCGCTCGGCGCCGGCGCGAAGGCGGGGCACCTCAGCTACGTCGGAGACGCCTCGGTGGGTGACAACGCGAACATCGGCGCGGGAACGATCACCTGCAACTACGACGGCCGGCAAAAGCACCGGACGACCATCGAGGACGACGTCTTCATCGGCAGCGGGACCGAATTGGTCGCCCCGGTCACCGTCGGCAAGGGCGCCTACGTCGGCGCCGGTTCCGTCGTCACGGAGGACGTCCCGCCCCGCGCCCTCGCCCTCGCGCGAAGCCGGCAGGTCATCAAGCCGGGCGGCTCGGATAAGATACGAAGGAAAGCGGGCGCCGGCGCAACCGACAAGGAGTAGCGCGACCGGCCAGACCATCAACCGGTTCGGCCAACCCACCATGTGCGGCATCGTCGGGTACGTCGGCAGCAAGCCGGTGGTTCCCGTCCTGATCGACGCGTTGCGCCGGCTCGAGTACCGCGGCTACGACTCCGCCGGCATCGCGCTCGTTCGTGGCGGCGGCATCGAAGTGCGCCGCAGCGCCGGCAAGCTGGCGCGGCTCGAGGAAGCGATCACGCGCGAGCCGGTCGACGGCGACTACGGTGTCGGCCACACCCGCTGGGCCACCCACGGACGCCCCACCGAGGAGAATGCCCACCCTCACCGCGACTGCACCGGCAAGCTGGTGGTGGTCCACAACGGGATCATCGAGAACCACCTCGAGCTGAAGCGCGAACTCGAGGCGGCAGGGCACAGGTTCGCGACGGAGACCGATACCGAGGTGGTCGCCCACCTCGTGGAGAGCGAACTGCGCGGAGACGGAATCGACCGGGCCGTCCGCCGGGCGCTCGCCAGACTGCGCGGCCTCTTCGGCATGGTGCTCGTGCATGCCGACGACCCCAACAAGATCGTCGCCGTGCGGCACGGCCCGCCGATCGTCGTCGGCATTGGCGAGGACGAGTTTCTGATCGCCTCCGACGTCACCGCCATCCTGAATCACACGCGCGACGTCGTCTTCCTGGGCGACGAAGAGATGGCGGTCGTGACGCACGGCGGTGTCGAGTTCACCGATTTCGCCGGCGCCGCCGTGTCAAAGGCGACGCAGCGGATCCACTGGGACCCGGTGATGGCCGAGAAGTCGGGGCACAAGCACTTCATGCTGAAGGAGATCCTCGAGCAGCCGATGACTCTGCAGGAGACAGTGGTCGGCCGCGTCTCCGAGGAGCAGGGGCGTGTCTTCCTCGGCGAGCTGGGGATTCCGGACGCGGTCCTCCGCGGGATCGATCACGTCGTGCTACTTGCCTGCGGCACGTCGTGGCATGCGGGGCTGGTCGGCAAGTTCCTGATCGAGCAGCTCGCACGAATCCGCGTCGAGGTGGACTACGGCTCGGAGTACCGCTATCGCGGGCCGATCGCCGGGGAGCGGACGCTTGCGGTGGTGATTACGCAGTCGGGTGAGACCGCCGATACGCTGGCGGCGCTGCGCGCGGCGAAGACGGCAGGCGCGAACAGCATCGCCATCTGCAACGTCGTCGGCAGCATGGCGGCTCGAGAGGCAGACGGCGCGGTGTACACGCACGCCGGTCCGGAGATCGGCGTTGCGTCGACGAAGGCGTTCAGCGCGCAACTGATCGCGCTCAATCTGCTGGCGCTGCACCTGGCCCAGGCGCGCGGCACGATCGACGCCGAGACCGAGCGGGCACATGTGGACGCGCTCGCGCGCGTGCCGGCCCTCGTCGGCGATGCGCTTCTGGCGAACGACGCGATCGAGGCTATCGCGAAGCGGTTCTACCGGCGGACCGATTTCCTGTACATCGGCCGCGGCATCAACTACCCGATTGCGCTCGAGGGCGCGCTGAAACTGAAGGAGATCTCCTACATCCATGCCGAGGGCTACCCGGCGGGTGAGATGAAGCACGGTCCGATCGCGCTGATCGACGAGCACCTGCCAGTCGTGGCGCTGATCCCGCAGGACCGCGTCTTCGAGAAGATGCAGGCGAACGTGCAGGAGGCAAAGACCCGGGGCGCCGCGGTCATCGCGGTGAGCGATGCGCCGCAAGAGGCGTTCCGCGACATCCTCGACCCCGCGCGCGACGCGTTCATCCAGGTACCGGCGACGCATCCCCTGCTGATGCCGATCCCGATGGCGGTACCGCTGCAGTTGCTCGCCTACCACATCGG comes from Acidobacteriota bacterium and encodes:
- the glmU gene encoding UDP-N-acetylglucosamine diphosphorylase/glucosamine-1-phosphate N-acetyltransferase encodes the protein MTSIDPADRHVVVLAAGRGTRMKSARPKVLHRLAGCSLIEHVLRAADQLCATSTVLVVGHGAEAVQAALNGCRNGIRFVRQEPQLGTAHALLQAEPVLRGARGAAVVLSGDAPLIRSRTVAALVEAHERTGSAATMVTAEVDRPYGYGRIIRDGARFDCVVEEADATDAQRAIREVNGGVYAFDIGPLFTALREIEEAGPKRERYLPAILQAYRAQGLDVGTVAADPVEISGINSQSQLAEAGIVMRQRKNEELMAAGVTIIDPASTYIDVDVQVGADTVIHPNVILEGRTRIGTRCDLHAGVRIADSTLGEGVTVLDHSLIVRATVADEATIGPFAHLRHGTAIGVRARVGNFVELKEASLGAGAKAGHLSYVGDASVGDNANIGAGTITCNYDGRQKHRTTIEDDVFIGSGTELVAPVTVGKGAYVGAGSVVTEDVPPRALALARSRQVIKPGGSDKIRRKAGAGATDKE
- the rsmI gene encoding 16S rRNA (cytidine(1402)-2'-O)-methyltransferase, with amino-acid sequence MLRCRNRRLPRRCDAPFSPCSSVPSAPPPGTLHLVATPIGNLEDITYRAVRTLAEADLIAAEDTRRTARLLAHYGISTRCVSFHEHNEARKTGVLLDHLARGDRIALVSDAGTPLVSDPGRRLVRAALDSAIRVEAIPGPSAILTALVASGLATDSFTFAGFPPSRSNARKKWFARLEDEARPVVFFEAPHRIRASLTDLQSCLGDRTIAICREMTKLHENYVVCPISEALASTLGTPRGEYTLIVAPPPPRQASAELPAEAVLVAEFGHLTEIDGLGRRAAIRTLATRYGVSGRAVYGALETGRGYHPGEER
- a CDS encoding DUF885 domain-containing protein, which codes for MSSRLPIGVATRCSVPGGGAEGTELQGEKGASQRRGNRRLRQRSIRIVPSVESRPPARHPRYALRTAYRSFVDRLHVMTRPSTPEPSEPLAHFVEDYLGWLHGNYPTEAAVDGIHAHDDLLEDLSREGIDARIRDLGGWARRLEGISEEALTQTEGLERRMLADRIRARLFELEEVRDWERNPLVYADTLATSLAAQVLFAYTELPNRARRVGSKLRQVPRLVSALERNVQEAPGLFVKTGMESLRGLVRFIDHDLPRAFRDLDDLHLLGDLADASTEATGALEACLERLRARAPQSRASFRLGRDRFERKLRLEEGIDVPADRLLQVARRELAATQEEFARVASEIDKDPREAWRQTKARHPSADELIPVAAEQVEKLRTFLERKRIVTIPPHAGVVVRPTPDFYRWTFASLWTPGPFESTPLPAYYYLTNVDAAWDDARQQAHLRDMNHAALWSISTHEVFPGHFLHFEHLRQVAAPLRKSNYFAATSFVEGWAHYAEQMVLEEGFERGDPEIRLGQLAEALVRLARTVVGIRLHTEDLSVEQGVRFFRDAAYLEAESARAEAERGTYDPSYVLYALGKQMLRKLRADVAHREGEDFTVQRFHDGLLAQGSMPFWMHRALMAADGALID
- the glmS gene encoding glutamine--fructose-6-phosphate transaminase (isomerizing) encodes the protein MCGIVGYVGSKPVVPVLIDALRRLEYRGYDSAGIALVRGGGIEVRRSAGKLARLEEAITREPVDGDYGVGHTRWATHGRPTEENAHPHRDCTGKLVVVHNGIIENHLELKRELEAAGHRFATETDTEVVAHLVESELRGDGIDRAVRRALARLRGLFGMVLVHADDPNKIVAVRHGPPIVVGIGEDEFLIASDVTAILNHTRDVVFLGDEEMAVVTHGGVEFTDFAGAAVSKATQRIHWDPVMAEKSGHKHFMLKEILEQPMTLQETVVGRVSEEQGRVFLGELGIPDAVLRGIDHVVLLACGTSWHAGLVGKFLIEQLARIRVEVDYGSEYRYRGPIAGERTLAVVITQSGETADTLAALRAAKTAGANSIAICNVVGSMAAREADGAVYTHAGPEIGVASTKAFSAQLIALNLLALHLAQARGTIDAETERAHVDALARVPALVGDALLANDAIEAIAKRFYRRTDFLYIGRGINYPIALEGALKLKEISYIHAEGYPAGEMKHGPIALIDEHLPVVALIPQDRVFEKMQANVQEAKTRGAAVIAVSDAPQEAFRDILDPARDAFIQVPATHPLLMPIPMAVPLQLLAYHIGVLRGCDVDQPRNLAKSVTVE